Proteins from one Juglans microcarpa x Juglans regia isolate MS1-56 chromosome 1S, Jm3101_v1.0, whole genome shotgun sequence genomic window:
- the LOC121247378 gene encoding transcription termination factor MTERF6, chloroplastic/mitochondrial-like, with translation MFYFLCKTIRNGRYAKATPLPIYKLGFLQPPSLSLKYNISSTSDQQPFTVSYLINALGLSPKVAVSASRYVSFETPERADFVINFFKSLAFSETQISKLVRRLPTVLLSDTNRTLLPKIEFLASKGISRRDLAKMLSGCPHLLKRSLAKQIIPSFDFFKDLLQSEDKTVQAIIRFPGMLAFDLETYVAPNINTLRENGVPECHILTLLKYNPRSLIVNPVRFREILEEVKEMGFNPLRLNFAIAVVAFRAMRKSTWESKVDVYKKWGWSEDEVFVAFKRHPWCMMASKDKIMGAMDFFVNKMSLDPSVVFKRPALVSLSLEKRLIPRGLVVQVLFAKGLVKKDISMTSLFECPDETFLRKFVMPHKEEASELLKLYKEDIRSLEMKR, from the coding sequence atgttttattttctctgcaaAACCATACGAAATGGGAGATACGCTAAGGCAACTCCCCTACCAATATACAAACTGGGTTTTCTGCAGCCCCCATCTTTATCTTTGAAATACAACATCTCAAGCACTTCCGATCAACAACCTTTCACAGTCTCATACCTCATAAACGCACTTGGATTGTCCCCAAAAGTTGCTGTATCAGCTTCCAGATATGTTAGCTTCGAAACCCCAGAGAGAGCAGACTTCGtgattaactttttcaaaagcCTTGCATTCTCTGAAACCCAGATCTCGAAACTTGTCAGAAGACTCCCCACGGTGCTTTTGTCTGATACTAATAGAACCCTTCTTCCCAAAATTGAATTCCTTGCCTCTAAAGGCATTTCAAGACGTGACCTTGCCAAAATGTTATCTGGGTGCCCTCATCTTCTTAAAAGAAGCTTAGCAAAACAAATTATCCCGTCCTTTGATTTCTTTAAAGATTTGCTTCAGTCTGAGGACAAGACCGTTCAAGCAATAATACGATTTCCGGGTATGCTTGCATTTGATCTTGAAACTTATGTGGCGCCTAATATCAATACACTGAGAGAGAACGGAGTGCCTGAGTGTCATATTCTTACTCTACTTAAATACAACCCTAGATCTCTCATTGTCAATCCAGTTCGGTTTAGAGAGATCTTAGAGGAAGTAAAGGAAATGGGATTCAATCCTTTGAGGTTGAATTTTGCTATTGCGGTGGTTGCTTTCCGAGCAATGAGAAAATCAACATGGGAAAGCAAGGTTGATGTTTACAAGAAATGGGGTTGGTCTGAGGATGAGGTTTTTGTGGCATTTAAAAGACATCCATGGTGCATGATGGCTTCTAAAGATAAGATTATGGGGGCAATGGATTTTTTTGTCAACAAGATGAGTTTGGATCCTTCGGTTGTTTTCAAACGCCCGGCTCTTGTTTCTCTTAGCTTGGAAAAGCGATTGATTCCTAGGGGTTTGGTTGTTCAAGTTTTGTTCGCCAAAGGTTTGGTGAAGAAGGATATTAGCATGACTTCATTGTTTGAATGCCCTGATGAGACGTTTCTGAGGAAGTTTGTCATGCCTCACAAGGAGGAAGCTTCTGAACTCTTGAAGCTATACAAAGAGGACATCAGATCTTTGGAGATGAAAAGATAA